The bacterium genome segment GTATAATACTTACAAAAATATCGGATTGCCTCCGGGACCCATAGATAATCCCGGACTTGATGCGGTAAGAGCCGTAATTTGGCCGAAAAAGACTTCTTATCTGTATTTTTTGCACGCTCCGGACGGAAAGGCTTATTATGGCAATACTTATGAGGAACATTTAAAAAATCGGGCAAAATATCTTAATTAAAATAACGCGGAAAAATGCTTAAGTCGGTAAATAAAATTATTAAAGTTTTAGTGCTCGGAGACGCTTTTTTGAATAGCGGCTGGGGTTTGATAGCGCCTGTTTTTGCGATTTATATAATTCAAAATATCAAGGGAGGGGATATAATGGTGGCAGGTTTTGCCGCAGCGGTTTATTGGATCGTGAAAAGCATTATTCAGATGCCATTCGCGAAATATCTCGACAGGAACCATGGAGAAAAGGATGATTTTTATGCGGTATTTTTTGGCTTATTGCTGGTCAGCTTGGTTCCTTTGGGCTATATGGTTTCGACGCTGCCATGGCACATATACGCGTTTCAAATTTTGTACGCGATCGGGATGGCATTGGTGGTTCCTGCCTGGTTCGGGCTTTATACCAGGCATATTGATAAAGGGAAAGAAGCGTATGAATGGAGCGTTTATAGCACTTCTTTTGGTTTTATAGCGGGGATTTCCGGCGCTATTGGCGGAGTGATCGCGGCGGCGATCGGATTCAAGATTATTTTTTTACTGATCAGCTTTTTTACGATTATGGCGGCGACCATTTTTTATTCCCTTCGCGACGAGATCACAGCGGTTCATATTCATAATACCAGTGTAAAAGCGGTCGATGTGCCAGCTGAAAAATTGCGTTTTTAGGCTCTTAATTTATCATAAAACTCTTTATATTAAAGGTTGTTTGACAGGGTTGACATTAAATTGGCAATGAAGTATAATGGATTTAGATATAAAGTAAAACCCAAGCGAGGGTTTTTTAAAATCCCCCAGCTTTATAGTGGTTAGTTTGAGTCAGTAATGTAAAAAGAAACATATGAATATTATAGAAAAACCGATTAATTTTTTTAAGGAAGTAAAAATAGAGCTTACTAAAGTAACCTTTCTTTCAAGAGAGGACCTGATCAAGAATACCATGTCCGTTATTTTGGTCAGTATCGCATTTTCTATTTTTTTAGGCGGAGTGGATTATATTTTTATGTATTTAATCAAGACGTTTTTATTGAAAATTTAATATGTCAAAACAAGTACAACAAGGCAAGAATTGGTACGCGATCCATACTTATTCGGGTTATGAAGACAACGTGACGCGAAATTTAATGCAGCGCATTGAATCTATGGGTATGGAGGATAAGATCCTCAATGTATTAGTGCCAAAAGAAAAGAAGATAAAGATCAAAGCGGGAAAAAGAAAGATCATCGAAGAAAGAATTTTCCCCGGTTATGTTTTGGTGGAAATGATCGTCACCGATGATTCTTGGTACGTGGTTAGGAACACGCCGAATGTTACCGGATTTGTCGGTTCGGGCACGACTCCTACCGCGGTTTCGCCGGAAGAAATTGAAGTTATAAAAAAGAGAATGGGCGTTTCGGAACCTAAATACAAGATCGATGTGGCAAAAGACGATGCGGTAAAAATTGTCGATGGTCCTTTCAAGGGATTTGACGGCAAGGTAAGCGAAGTGGACGAAGAAAAAGGAAAGATAAAAGTTTTGGTTTCTATGTTTGGCAGAGAAACACCGATCGAATTAGACTTTTTACAAATTAAGAAAATATAAAATAAAAATATGGCAAAAGAAATAAAAACAAAAATCAAGCTTCAAATTCCGGCGATGAAAGCGACTCCGGCTCCTCCGGTTGGTCCGGCGCTCGGACAGCACGGGCTTAATATCCAGGATTTTTGCACGAAATTCAACGCCGCGACCAAAGCGATGGCCGGTGATATCGTTCCTGTTGAAATAACCGTTTTTGTCGACAAAACTTATACTTTTATTCTTAAAACCCCTCCGGCCGCCGAATTGCTCAAAAAAGCCGCGGGAATAGAAAAAGGTTCCGGCGAGCCTAATAAGAAAAAAGTCGGGAAAGTGACAAACGAACAGATCAGAGAAATAGCGGAGAAAAAAATGAAAGATCTGAATGCCAATGATATTGAAGCCGCGATGAAGATAATCAAAGGTACGGCGCGAAATATGGGAATAACAATTGCAGAAAAATAAATAATATATTAATTTAATTTGTGGGAGTTTTTTTAAAAAACGTTCGTACCACGAAAGGAAAAAATATGGCTCGATCAAAAAGATACAAAAAACTAGAGAGTAAAGTCGATAAAACGAAAATTTACGATATTGATGAAGCTTTCAAGGCTTTAAAAGATTTAGCCAGCGCTAAATTCGATGAAGCGGTTGAAGTTCATGTTAAATTGGGAATTGACGCTTCGAAAGCCGATCAAGCGATCAGAGGAATGGTCAGTTTGCCGAATGGAACGGGCAAGACAAAAAAAATCGCCGTATTCGCGGAAAGCGCGAAAGGCGAAGAGGCAAAAAAAGCCGGCGCTGATATAGTCGGCGGGGAAGATCTGATCGCGAAAATAAAACAAACGGGAAAGATCGAATTTGATATCGCGGTGGCCACTCCCGATATGATGAAAAAACTGGCTCCGATCGCCAAAATTTTGGGTCCCAAAGGCTTGATGCCTTCGCCGAAAACGGAAACCGTGACTATGGATATCGCGAAAGTTGTCGGCGAGCTTAAAAAAGGCAAAGCCGAATTTCGTTCCGATGATTCGGGAAACGTGCATATTTCTATCGGGAAGATATCTTTTGATCCGGCAAAACTCAGGGAAAATTTCATTGAATTCTTGAGTACTTTGAAAAATACCCGGCCTGCCGCCACCAAAGGCGAATTTATCAAGGGAGCGGCGATCTCGACCACTATGGGTCCGTCTTTAAAAGTTAATTTTTCAGTAAAAAAATAAACTTAAAATAAACCCATTATGTTTAAAATCAATTTAAAAAATGTTTTAAGGATTATATTGATAGGTTTGGGAATATTGCTGGTGATCATTGCTCTTGGAGTTATCAGCTCGAGAGTCGCAAGTAAGGATAGCAATATAAAAATTGAATACACGATTAGTGATACAAGCAGCACGACGGTTTTTGAAGCTTTAAAAAGCCATACTGAAAAGAATAAAATTGAATTAACATATAATTATAACTTTCCGAAGCTTGGCGTTCTGGTTGATAGTATTGTCGGAATAAAAAGCGGTACGGATAATAAATATTGGCAGTATTATGTCAATGATAAACTGGGCGAGGTGGCGGCGGATAAGAAGGAAATAAAAGCGGGCGATAAGGTGGAATGGAAATTTGAAAAAGTGCCGGAATTCTAATTTTGTTTAAAAATAGCTCTTAGGCAAATTTATTAAAACTAAATTTGTTTTTAAGCTGTTCTTAAATCGAGGCAAGGATAGCCGTGAATTGAGATATTGAGCGAGGAGAATCCAAATAAATGAGATTCGTTATCTTAATTTATGAATAGACTACAGATACTCGCATCTGAGGAAAATTTGAACCTTGAAAGGAAAGCGGTTGGATAATTATGCAATCAGGGAAAGCCATGAAACTGTGAGATAACAATATCCAACCGCCCATCTAATCTTATGAATAAATTAAACATAAAATATAGTTTAATCATTGGTTTGGGAATAATTATTTTTGGCGTGATTGCCAGATTTTTTTTGCTAAAATTCGTCGGTATTCCTAATTTTGAGATCATTACCGCGCTTACTTTGGTCAGCGCTGTTTTTTTGGGCCGGGCGTGGGGAATTGTCGTGCCGCTTTCGATCATTGCCATAACTGATGTTTTTATCGGCAATGGGCCGGTTATGGTCTTTACTTGGAGCGCATTCGCGATCATAGGGATTTTAGGAATGACATATAAGAAATATGAAACTCGATTTGTCATTGCGAGCGAATCGCCAGCAGGCGGTGAGTGCGGCAATCTCGTGCTTATAAAAAAAATCTTAGGATTGCTTCGTCGCTTCGCTTCTCGCAATGACAGTAAGAGAATCTTGGGACTGGCCGGAGTGGGAATTATTTCTTCGGTTTTTTTCTTTCTCTATACTAATTTCGGCTGGTGGCTGGTTTCCGGAATGTATCCGCATACTTTGGACGGATTGATCCAGTGCTATATTATGGGATTGCCATTTTTCAAGAATAATTTGATCGGAAATCTGATTTTCGTGCCAATGGCGAGCGGCGCGGCGATTTTAATCGGGAACCTAAAGACGAAGAGTTTTAAATTAAGCATGAAAAAGTTTAGCTAAAAATTGATTTGATTTTCCACTAAAATTTGCTATAATATTAAGACAGCAATGTCTTTTTTAAAACTTTAATATTAAAAACTATGGATAAATTCGACATGAGCTATAAGGTTATTACGGATTATAAAAAATTATCGGAAATAATCAATGCTTATAAAATTCTGGGTAAAAAGATAGTGTGCACGATTGGGTCTTGGGATATGCTGCATATCGGGCATTTACGGTATTTGCATAAGGCTAAAAGCGAAGGGGATATTTTGATCGTCGGCGCGGACAGCGACCGGGCGATCAAGCTTTACAAAAATAATCCTTTGAGGCCGGTGATCCCGGAAGACGAAAGAATGGAAATGTTGAGCTATCAGAATTTTGTGGATTATGTGACGCTTGTTGACGATGTGGACGATAAAGGCGCGTGGCAGATGAAACTTTTGAAAATGGCGCATCCGGATGTATTTGTGGCGGTTAAGGAAAGTTATCCGCCGAATCAGATCAAAGAGATCAAGAAATATGTCAAAACAATGAAAATTCTCAAGCGCCAGGCGGAAAAAACTTCCACCACGCTTATTATCGAGAGGACATTCAAAAAAAGACTGGAGTATGTTTTATCCAACGCTAAATTATAAGATATTTTGTCACCCTGAGCTTGTCGAAGGGTGATTAATTGCGTTTTTCATGGTTCGACAGGCTCACCATGACAGACAGTAAAGCCGTATTATGCTTAAAAAAGTTGTTGATCTGAGGTTCGCGAAAACCAAGGATTATCGGAAAACTCTGGAAACTATCCAGAAAAAAGGCAAGTGTCCGTTTTGTCCGGAAAATTTTATTTATCACAAAAACCCGATATTGAAAAAAAACGGCGATTGGCTGATTACCTTGAGCAGCTGGCCGTATAAGAATTCCGAATATCATTTTTTGATCATCAGTTTGCGGCATAAGGAAAAATTTAGCGCTCTTGAGCTGGCTGATTTTGGGAGCGTAATGAAGTTGGTAGTTTGGGCGGAGAAAAAATTTAAGATCAAGGGAGGGGGACTGGTTTTGCGTTTTGGCGATACGGCTTATACGGGTTCGACCGTCTGTCATTTGCATTTCCATTTAATCGTGCCAAAGTTAAACAAAAAAACCAAGCGGGCAAATGCGGTTTGGTTTCCGATAGGGTGAAATATTGTGTGTTAAATTTCGGCAGGATTAAATTTTTCTTAAAAGATGTTCGGCTGTGACAATAATTATTATACATTGATTTAAATTGCCTCACTCGAATTTTGGCGACATGAAACTTTAGATAAATTATTTTGTTAATATTGTCGCCAAAATGCGCTTTTTGCGAAAAATTTAATCCTGCCGAAACATTATTATTTACTATATGAAAAAATTTACAAATTCAATTTTAATTATCGGCGAGTTTTCGGTATTTCACAAAGGTTATGCCGATTTTTTGGCTGAAATGAGTCAGAATAAGCACAGTAAATTTTTTGTCGGGATTTTGGGGGATAATCTGATCAAATATCTGACCGCGCTTGAACCGGATATCAGGAAGGTTTCAGCGGAAGATGCCGAGCGGATAATAAATTCATTTTTAGGCGCGGAAAAATATTTTACGGTTGAAAAAGACAATTTCGCCGATATTATCAAGGAGATCAGCCCTGAAAAAATAATCATTTTAAAAGGCGACAAAAGCGAAAATTTCGCGGAAAAATATCTCGGAAATTATAAAGATATTATAGAATATTTTGATATTAGATTGCGATGGAAAGATTCGCGCGTTCAGGAATTTAAAAAAGAAGTTTCGGATATTCCTCCAAAAGAATTAGCGGAATATCAGGGCTTTATGACCGAAGCTCAAGCGGAAGCGGAAAAATCCAAATGCTGGTGGCGGCAAGTCGGGGCGGTGGCGGTAAAAGACGGAAAAGTGATATTTAAGGGATTCAACAGGATGATGCCCAATGACGATGAATGTTATAAAATCGGCTGTATTCGCGACCCTATCGCTCCAGGAAAAAGCCCGGAGATTTGCAGTGTTACTCATGCCGAGGCAACGATCATTTCTTTGGCGGCCAATGAAGGCGCGTCTTTGAAAGGCGCGACATTGTTTGTCACTCACTTTCCTTGTCCGGCTTGCGCGAAATTGGTAGCTTTGTCGGGGTTTAAAAAACTTGTCTATACCCGCGGTTCATCGGTTTTCGACGGGGAAAGAGTGATGGCCAGCGGGGGAGTTGACATAATTAAGATTTAGTATTAGTATTTTGATATAAGAGACCTTAAAAGTCTTTTTAAAATTGAATAAAAATAGAGGAGGAATAGAAACGAAAGAAAAGAAGATTATTAAAAATGGCATACTTGCAGATTCATCTATAATATATGGAAAAAAGATGAAATGGTTGCCGCTATTAGCTTATTTGTTTGCCAATATTTGTTTGGTAACAAAGTCTGGAGAAGTCATATTGGTTTTGACCGAAGAAAGGAAGAGTAAAAATATATACGTTATCCCAGGTGGAGAACTTTTATATTCATTATCGGAAACCTTTAAGACTGCGGTTATAAGAGAAGCCGGAAAAGAGGAAATGGGCATTAAGCTAAATTCTAAAAAGATAAAAATCTTTGATGCTCAAATAGGGTATCCGATAAAAGGCAGTCCCTATGAAGAAAAAGGCATAACTTCTGTGATAGTTTCGTATCTGTATTTTATTACAGACAAAGAACTTAAAAAGATCAGAATAAATGCTGTTCCGGAAAAAGGATGTGATATCGTAAAAGTTTTAGTGAAACCCGTACCAGACATTTTGCAAGATATTGAAGATGGAAAAATAAATGTATATCCTGCTTTAAAGGAAACATTAGCTAAACTGGATTTATTTTTTAGAGAAGGAAATTAACCCTTCTTTTTATTTGAAAAAAAATCTTAAATATGGTAAATTTAAGCAATGAAGAAGAATAACAAAAAACTGGAATTTCCGCCGCAAAAAACTTATTTTGTTGCTTCAATGGTATTGATAAACGAAGAAGGACAGCTTTTACTGACCAAAGAAAAAAATAATCGCAATATTTGGACTGTTCCGGGCGGGGAAGTTGATTATAAGGCAAAAGAGCAATTTTTGGACGCGGCTATCCGTGAAACGAAAGAGGAGGTTGATGTTTCGGTTGATCCTCGCGAAGCGCAATTGATCGATGTCAGGATCTCTTATGCCGAAGGAGATAATCCTTACAAAAAGCATAATATTTTTATTTTGATTGCGACTTGCATAGCGCATTTTTCCCCAAAGCAAAAAATAACGCTTAAAAGATCTTTTGACGCTTTGGAGCGTAAATATGACGTGAAAGATTTTATTTGGATCGCGCCGGAAGAGATCTCGAAGAAAAAAATAAAAGTGCATAAAAATTTTATCAAAACGATTCCGATAATCAACCAATGGATCGAAAAATATGGAAAAGGATAAGCAAAAAACAAAATTCGCTTGCGCCGGCGATATCGGCTGGCCGATATATTATTCGGATAGCCTGATCAAGGGTAATCCGGAAAGCGAAATTGGAATTACTACTCTTTGGACGCCGGCGAAATTAATCGCGGACAAGATCGACCCAAAGCTTTTTTCCGTGGTCGGTCAGCTCTATTCCAAGGAAGGCATAAATTTTATTTTGCGGAATATTCTGGCAAATCCGCGCATTCGCTATATAATTGTTTGCGGCACTGAACTTTCCGGATCCGGCAAAGCGCTGGTGGATTTTTTTGCCAAAGGCGTGGACAAAGACAATAATATTATCGGCAATGATTTTGCCGCGATCCATAAAGAAATTCCGCTTGAGGCGATCGAAATGGTGAGGAAAAATGTCAAATGCGAGAATCTTATTGGCGTCGCCGATGCGGAAAAGATCATCGAAAAGATCAAAAATTATAAGCCGGAAGGAAAACCTTTTTCCGAGCCGCAAACATTTCCTGAACCTAAAAATGATCTGGCGGTTTCTTTCCCCGGCGAAGATACCGTGTTTCCTATACGCCATAAATATATCGGCGGAGCGTGGCTTGAAATACTCAAGCATATCCAGCGCTTCGGTACGATCCGGAATAATTTTTATGGCGGCAGTGTGCGGGAAATTTTTAATATCGCGGCGGTCGTTACGGACGAGGATTCTTTCAATCCGAAAATATTTCCTTATATGCAAGTTTGCAAGAAAGAGATCGAGAAATATTGCCAGTATATTTTGAATGGCAATAAAGGGGATGAGGTTTATACTTATGGCGAGCGGCTTTGGAATTATAAGGGAATTAATCAAGTGGAAGACGTGATCATTCCATATTTAAAAAAATATCCGACTGATCGGGCGGCAGTGGCTATGATGTTTGATCTGGCGGTTGATCACAAGGCAAGCCGCGCGCCTTGTATGTGTATGGTGCAGGCCGCGACGCTCGGCGATAAATTGAATCTGACCGCGTATTTCCGAAGCCATGCGGTGTTTTCCGGTTGGGTGTTGAATGCGTTTGGCTTAAGGCGGTTGCAGAAATATATTGCCGATAAGCTAAATTTAAAAATTGGCACTTTGACCGTATTTTCCAATTGCGCGCATATTTACGATAATGAGTGGAGTGCGGCGGAAAAAATAGTCAAAGATCATGGCAATAATTTCGAGGTTATACTGGATCCGCGCGGATATTTTATGATCTCGTTGGATAAAAAAGAGATCGTGGCAAAACATTATTCGCCGGATGGAAGATTTTTGGAAGAATTCAGGCAGGACGGCATGATCCCAAAATCGGCGATGGCGCTGTATGCGAAGCTTGCCGCCGCCAATACTGTTTCCGTAATATCTCACGCTTTTGATCTTGGCGTAGAGCTGGAAAAAGCGGAATTCGCGATTAAATTGGGATTAGAATATTCGCAGGATAAAGAATTAAAATTTTAAACAAATCAATTTTATGAGCGCTTTAGGGGTTAGAAGCTTTGACAATTCTTCCGTTTAACGCTAACATTACTAGTAATATAATAATTTATAAATAATTTTTTATGACTAATTATAAGACCCAGAAGCCAACTGATATTTTAAAAAAAGACCACAAGATCATCAAGGATATTATTAAAGTGCTGGAGGCATGCGCCGGTTCGCTTGAGAAAGGCGGAAAATGCGATTTAGACATATTGAACGGCAGTATGAATTTGATCAAGAATTTTAATCATAAATATCATCGGCGGACGGAGGAGAGCGTTTTGTTTAAAATCGCTGAGAAAAAAGAAGCGCCTTGGAGCGGAGGAGATATCAGTTCGATAATCAGAGAGCACGAGGAAGGTGCGGAACAAGTGCGGCGTGTCGCGGATCTTCTCAGGGAATCGGTCGCGGCGGGCATTTTCAGTAAAAAATCGAAAAAGGCCGTAGTAAAAAATTTATATGCCTATAGCTCGCTTTTGGGCAGCCATCTTATGCAGGAAGAAAAAACCCTATATCCGGTGATCGAGAGCTTGCTGACCAATCAAGAGAAAAAAAATATTTTACAAAGCTTTGAAAGACTGGCGCAAGAAATGAAGGAAATTGGAGACAAAGAACGATACACAAATTCGATCAAAGAGTATAAAAAAAGATTAGCCATTTAATATTTATTTATGGTTTATAAACCTACTATCGGTTTGGAAATTCATGTTGAACTAAAAACAAACTCAAAAATGTTTTGCGGTTGCGCCAATAACGCGCTGGAAAAAAGGCCGAATTTTAATATTTGTCCTGTTTGCACCGGCCAGCCGGGAACTTTGCCCTTGGCAAATAAAAAAGCGATAGAGCTGGTGGTCAGGGCGGCTTTGGCTTTAAATTGTAATATAAATAAATTTTCAAAATTCGACCGAAAAAATTATTTTTATCCGGATCTGCCGAAAGGTTATCAGATCTCGCAATATGACAAGCCGTTGAGCAAAGAGGGATATCTTGATATTAATATCACAGATTATAATGGTGATATTAATAAATCCCAAATCCCAAATCCCAAATCCCAAATAAATTCTAAATTACAAACTGCAAAAGTTAAACGGGTGCGAATTACTAGAATACATCTGGAAGAAGATACGGGCAAATTATTGCATCCCGATAATGCCGATTATAGCTTGATCGATTATAATCGGGCCGGCGCTCCATTGATGGAATTGGTGACTGAGCCCGACATTGCTTCGTCCGGCGAAGCGAAGAAATTTTGCCAGGATCTTCAGCTGATCTTTCGTTATTTGGATATTTCCGACGCTGATATGGAAAAAGGGCAAATGCGCTGCGAGGTAAATATTTCTTTATCAGACAGCGATAAATTGGGAACAAAAGCGGAAATTAAAAATCTCAATTCTTTTAAAGCGGTGGAAAAATCCATTGAGTATGAGATTGTTCGCCAGAGAAAAGCGCTTACAAAAGGCGAAAAAATTGTTCAAGAAACTCGCGGTTGGGATGAAAACAAAGGCGTAACTTTTTCCCAGCGTGCCAAAGAAGAAGCTCATGATTATCGGTATTTTCCCGAACCCGATTTGCCGCCGATCGATTTTGAAAAAAACACAGTAGCCGATATTGAAGCGATAAGAAATCAGCTGCCGGAATTGCCGGAAATAAAAAGAAAAAGATTTTTTGAAGAATATAAATTGCCGGCCAGCGATATTGAAGTTTTGGTTTCAAATAAAAAATTCGCGGAATATTTCGAGGAAGCCGCTTCCGAATTGGATTCTTGGATCGAAGATAAAAATCTTCCAATAAAAGGCAAAGAGCATCTCCGAATGATCAAAATGGTCGTTAATTATTTGATTGGCGACATACAATATTTATTGGCGAATTCTAAAACGGAAATAGGTTCTATCAAGATCACGCCGGAAAATTTTGCGGAATTTGTCACTCTTGTTTTTGAAGGAAAAATTTCTTCAGCGGCGGCCAAGACGGTTTTGGCGGAAATGTTTGCCAATGGTTCGGATCCGTCGAATATTATTGAAGCAAAGGAGTTGGCGCAGGAAAGCGGGGAAGATTCTCTGGGCGCGGCGGCGGATGAAGCAATAAAAAATAACCCCGGTCCGGCGGGGGATTATAAGGCAGGCAAAACTCAGGCTTTGCAGTTTTTGGTGGGGCAGGTAATGAAGATCAGTAAAGGTAAGGCGAATCCCAAAATTGCAATGGAGTTGCTGAAGAAAAAATTGGGTTAATTATTTAAAAACCGTTTACAGGTTTTAACGATTTTGCTAAACCCGTTTTTGCTATCCGGTTTTACCCATTTTATTTTTTTATCTTTCTTGAACCAGGTCATTTGGCGCCGCACGTAATTATGCGTGGCAAATTTTATTAATTCTTTGGTTTTTTCGAGTGTAATTTCGCTTTTCAAATACATTCCGATTTCTCTGTATCCGATGCCGCTCATTGCCGGAAGCTTCCATGAATATTTTTTTGCCAGACTTTTTGTTTCATTGACCAATCCGGTTTTAAACATTTTTTCGACCCGATCGTCGATTTTTTTGTATAATTTTTCACGAGGAATATCAAGCCCAATTTGCAAACAATCAAAAAGCGGCGCGCCTTTTTCTTTTTGAGCGGAAAACGGTTTGCCGGTAGAGATGGCCACTTCCAGGGCGCGGATTATGCGTCTTTTGTTTTTTTTATCAATATTGATAAAAGCAGCTGTATCTAATTTTTTAAGTTGTTTTAGCAATACAACAAGGGATTTATTTTCTAATTTTTTTCGCAAAGATAAATTTGGTTTGACTTTTGGAATTTCAATATTATCCACTATCGATGAAATATAAAGTCCGGTTCCGCCGGTCAAGATCGGGATCTTTCCGCGGCGAGTAATATCGCGGATTATTTTTATAGCTAATTCTTTATATTTAGCAACAGAGAATTTCTCACCAGGTTCTATAATATCTATTAAATAATGCGGAGTTTTTCTAATTAAAATATATTTTAACTTTTTATTTTTTGATTTTTTGGCGAGTCTGCCGTTGAGGCGGATTAGTTTTTTGTCTTGTGGCATTTTAGCGGTTCCAATATTCATTTCTTTATAGATTTGGCGCGAATCTGCCGAAATGATCTCACTATTGAATTTTTTGGCCAATTTCAAAGCTAGTTCCGATTTTCCGGAAGCAGTGGGGCCGAGGATGATAATAAGAGGT includes the following:
- the rplA gene encoding 50S ribosomal protein L1, yielding MARSKRYKKLESKVDKTKIYDIDEAFKALKDLASAKFDEAVEVHVKLGIDASKADQAIRGMVSLPNGTGKTKKIAVFAESAKGEEAKKAGADIVGGEDLIAKIKQTGKIEFDIAVATPDMMKKLAPIAKILGPKGLMPSPKTETVTMDIAKVVGELKKGKAEFRSDDSGNVHISIGKISFDPAKLRENFIEFLSTLKNTRPAATKGEFIKGAAISTTMGPSLKVNFSVKK
- a CDS encoding hemerythrin domain-containing protein encodes the protein MTNYKTQKPTDILKKDHKIIKDIIKVLEACAGSLEKGGKCDLDILNGSMNLIKNFNHKYHRRTEESVLFKIAEKKEAPWSGGDISSIIREHEEGAEQVRRVADLLRESVAAGIFSKKSKKAVVKNLYAYSSLLGSHLMQEEKTLYPVIESLLTNQEKKNILQSFERLAQEMKEIGDKERYTNSIKEYKKRLAI
- a CDS encoding MFS transporter, which encodes MLKSVNKIIKVLVLGDAFLNSGWGLIAPVFAIYIIQNIKGGDIMVAGFAAAVYWIVKSIIQMPFAKYLDRNHGEKDDFYAVFFGLLLVSLVPLGYMVSTLPWHIYAFQILYAIGMALVVPAWFGLYTRHIDKGKEAYEWSVYSTSFGFIAGISGAIGGVIAAAIGFKIIFLLISFFTIMAATIFYSLRDEITAVHIHNTSVKAVDVPAEKLRF
- a CDS encoding deaminase, with protein sequence MKKFTNSILIIGEFSVFHKGYADFLAEMSQNKHSKFFVGILGDNLIKYLTALEPDIRKVSAEDAERIINSFLGAEKYFTVEKDNFADIIKEISPEKIIILKGDKSENFAEKYLGNYKDIIEYFDIRLRWKDSRVQEFKKEVSDIPPKELAEYQGFMTEAQAEAEKSKCWWRQVGAVAVKDGKVIFKGFNRMMPNDDECYKIGCIRDPIAPGKSPEICSVTHAEATIISLAANEGASLKGATLFVTHFPCPACAKLVALSGFKKLVYTRGSSVFDGERVMASGGVDIIKI
- the nusG gene encoding transcription termination/antitermination protein NusG; translation: MSKQVQQGKNWYAIHTYSGYEDNVTRNLMQRIESMGMEDKILNVLVPKEKKIKIKAGKRKIIEERIFPGYVLVEMIVTDDSWYVVRNTPNVTGFVGSGTTPTAVSPEEIEVIKKRMGVSEPKYKIDVAKDDAVKIVDGPFKGFDGKVSEVDEEKGKIKVLVSMFGRETPIELDFLQIKKI
- the secE gene encoding preprotein translocase subunit SecE, translating into MNIIEKPINFFKEVKIELTKVTFLSREDLIKNTMSVILVSIAFSIFLGGVDYIFMYLIKTFLLKI
- a CDS encoding DUF4430 domain-containing protein, translating into MFKINLKNVLRIILIGLGILLVIIALGVISSRVASKDSNIKIEYTISDTSSTTVFEALKSHTEKNKIELTYNYNFPKLGVLVDSIVGIKSGTDNKYWQYYVNDKLGEVAADKKEIKAGDKVEWKFEKVPEF
- a CDS encoding NUDIX hydrolase — encoded protein: MKKNNKKLEFPPQKTYFVASMVLINEEGQLLLTKEKNNRNIWTVPGGEVDYKAKEQFLDAAIRETKEEVDVSVDPREAQLIDVRISYAEGDNPYKKHNIFILIATCIAHFSPKQKITLKRSFDALERKYDVKDFIWIAPEEISKKKIKVHKNFIKTIPIINQWIEKYGKG
- the rplK gene encoding 50S ribosomal protein L11, translating into MAKEIKTKIKLQIPAMKATPAPPVGPALGQHGLNIQDFCTKFNAATKAMAGDIVPVEITVFVDKTYTFILKTPPAAELLKKAAGIEKGSGEPNKKKVGKVTNEQIREIAEKKMKDLNANDIEAAMKIIKGTARNMGITIAEK
- a CDS encoding HIT domain-containing protein encodes the protein MLKKVVDLRFAKTKDYRKTLETIQKKGKCPFCPENFIYHKNPILKKNGDWLITLSSWPYKNSEYHFLIISLRHKEKFSALELADFGSVMKLVVWAEKKFKIKGGGLVLRFGDTAYTGSTVCHLHFHLIVPKLNKKTKRANAVWFPIG
- a CDS encoding thymidylate synthase, whose product is MEKDKQKTKFACAGDIGWPIYYSDSLIKGNPESEIGITTLWTPAKLIADKIDPKLFSVVGQLYSKEGINFILRNILANPRIRYIIVCGTELSGSGKALVDFFAKGVDKDNNIIGNDFAAIHKEIPLEAIEMVRKNVKCENLIGVADAEKIIEKIKNYKPEGKPFSEPQTFPEPKNDLAVSFPGEDTVFPIRHKYIGGAWLEILKHIQRFGTIRNNFYGGSVREIFNIAAVVTDEDSFNPKIFPYMQVCKKEIEKYCQYILNGNKGDEVYTYGERLWNYKGINQVEDVIIPYLKKYPTDRAAVAMMFDLAVDHKASRAPCMCMVQAATLGDKLNLTAYFRSHAVFSGWVLNAFGLRRLQKYIADKLNLKIGTLTVFSNCAHIYDNEWSAAEKIVKDHGNNFEVILDPRGYFMISLDKKEIVAKHYSPDGRFLEEFRQDGMIPKSAMALYAKLAAANTVSVISHAFDLGVELEKAEFAIKLGLEYSQDKELKF
- a CDS encoding adenylyltransferase/cytidyltransferase family protein gives rise to the protein MDKFDMSYKVITDYKKLSEIINAYKILGKKIVCTIGSWDMLHIGHLRYLHKAKSEGDILIVGADSDRAIKLYKNNPLRPVIPEDERMEMLSYQNFVDYVTLVDDVDDKGAWQMKLLKMAHPDVFVAVKESYPPNQIKEIKKYVKTMKILKRQAEKTSTTLIIERTFKKRLEYVLSNAKL